A section of the Rhizobium sp. Pop5 genome encodes:
- a CDS encoding glycosyltransferase family 1 protein, with amino-acid sequence MRISIDATGLGSSKTGTSVYLVEILSRWSRNNSINHEFTIFASEKAVLLCSEAGLDHRFRFVRAPNNRHIRVIWQQLVMPWHIRRLKIDVHWGTAFVLPVASQRPMAVTIHDLTFQLFPEVHQRLKRFYFPAIMQRSVEKAQAVFVVSRTTETDLERIIPKSKGKTTVTPLAARELGPATPAPRDQCTSGDYLLFVGTLEPRKNLSRLLSAWQMLDDATRGSTRLVVVGATGWMVSELVQSLKTNSTIDVLGQVSDSALAELMQGTKALVYPSLYEGFGLPVVEAMARGIPVLTGDTGATGEIAEGAAILVDPTNVDAIHDGLVRLLTEPELLSFLSLQGRERAKSFSWERTAQVTLETLEVLKRA; translated from the coding sequence GTGAGAATCAGCATTGACGCAACCGGGTTGGGCAGCTCGAAGACTGGAACGTCAGTCTATCTCGTCGAGATCTTGTCGCGCTGGAGCCGAAATAATTCTATCAACCACGAATTCACGATCTTCGCGAGTGAGAAGGCCGTTTTGCTCTGTTCGGAAGCCGGGTTGGACCATCGGTTTCGTTTCGTCCGTGCACCTAACAACCGCCATATTAGAGTGATCTGGCAGCAACTAGTGATGCCGTGGCATATACGCCGGCTTAAAATCGATGTGCATTGGGGGACTGCATTCGTTTTGCCGGTAGCCTCGCAACGGCCAATGGCCGTTACAATACATGACTTAACTTTTCAACTGTTCCCGGAGGTCCACCAGCGCTTAAAGCGCTTTTACTTTCCCGCAATTATGCAACGCTCAGTGGAAAAAGCGCAGGCCGTCTTTGTGGTATCACGGACGACAGAAACAGACCTGGAACGGATCATTCCAAAGAGCAAGGGAAAAACTACCGTCACGCCGCTGGCCGCACGCGAACTGGGCCCGGCTACGCCGGCCCCCCGCGACCAATGCACCTCAGGCGACTACCTGCTCTTCGTCGGAACTTTAGAACCACGAAAGAATCTTTCACGATTGCTCAGCGCCTGGCAAATGCTCGATGACGCCACGCGGGGCAGCACGCGGCTTGTCGTCGTCGGCGCCACGGGATGGATGGTGAGCGAATTGGTACAAAGCCTTAAGACAAACAGTACCATAGACGTACTGGGACAGGTCAGTGATTCCGCGCTGGCAGAGCTTATGCAAGGAACCAAGGCCCTCGTATATCCATCACTCTACGAGGGATTTGGTTTGCCTGTGGTTGAAGCTATGGCGCGCGGAATACCTGTATTGACCGGTGATACCGGCGCTACCGGGGAGATCGCTGAAGGCGCGGCCATCCTTGTCGATCCAACGAATGTGGATGCCATTCATGACGGACTAGTGAGGTTGCTGACGGAACCGGAGCTGCTTAGCTTCCTTTCCCTCCAAGGCCGCGAGCGGGCAAAATCATTCTCTTGGGAACGCACGGCACAAGTGACATTGGAAACCCTGGAAGTGTTGAAGCGAGCATGA
- a CDS encoding DHA2 family efflux MFS transporter permease subunit, with product MNRIVPLILAVALFMEQMDSTVISTALPAIARDLNVGPITLKLALTSYMVALAVFIPVSGWMADRFGAKKIFRLAIAVFVIGSILCAASSSLVEFVFARFLQGMGGAMMTPVGRLVLVRTTQRSDLVSAMALLTIPALVGPLTGPPLGGFITTYFSWHWIFLINVPVGIIGIWLATIFLPEVEATAPPKLDFTGFVLTSLSAAGVVFGLSVVSLPALPPIIGVTATLIGLICGFLYVRHAKRHPAPILNLKLFRNPTFRASTVGGTLFRICVGAMPFLTPLMLQLGFGLTPFQSGLITFAGAIGAITTKFMAKRVFAAAGFRTTLLGAAMVTTLVTVITGLFTPSTPHLVIIGVLLLGGFSRSFMFTGVNALAFADIDDAQASQATSMSSVMQQISLALGVAVAAAILETSIYFRGEALDVADFHLAFFIVAGLTVIATIPFVRMDRNAGALVSGHRSRRMATSSIEAEQPVVK from the coding sequence ATGAATCGCATCGTCCCACTGATCCTCGCCGTCGCTCTCTTCATGGAACAGATGGACTCCACCGTGATCTCGACGGCGCTGCCGGCGATCGCCAGGGATCTCAATGTGGGGCCGATCACGCTGAAGCTGGCTCTGACCTCCTATATGGTGGCCTTGGCGGTGTTCATTCCGGTCAGCGGCTGGATGGCCGATCGGTTTGGCGCCAAGAAGATCTTCCGTCTTGCCATCGCAGTCTTCGTCATCGGCTCGATTTTATGCGCCGCCTCGTCCAGTCTCGTCGAATTCGTCTTCGCCCGCTTCCTGCAGGGCATGGGCGGCGCGATGATGACGCCGGTCGGTCGTCTCGTCCTGGTGCGCACGACGCAGCGCAGCGACCTCGTCTCGGCGATGGCGCTGCTCACCATCCCGGCGCTCGTCGGCCCGCTCACCGGCCCACCGCTCGGCGGCTTCATCACCACCTATTTCAGCTGGCACTGGATCTTCCTGATCAATGTGCCGGTCGGTATCATCGGCATCTGGCTTGCGACGATCTTTTTACCGGAGGTGGAGGCGACCGCGCCGCCGAAGCTCGATTTCACCGGCTTCGTGCTGACTTCGCTTTCGGCGGCCGGCGTCGTTTTCGGCCTGTCGGTGGTGAGCCTCCCGGCCCTGCCCCCGATCATCGGCGTCACGGCCACCTTGATTGGTCTCATCTGCGGCTTTCTCTATGTGCGTCATGCGAAGCGCCACCCGGCGCCGATCCTCAACCTCAAGCTCTTCAGGAACCCGACATTCCGAGCCTCCACGGTCGGCGGCACGCTGTTCCGCATCTGCGTCGGCGCCATGCCGTTTCTGACGCCGTTGATGCTGCAGCTCGGTTTCGGACTGACGCCGTTTCAATCCGGCCTCATCACCTTTGCCGGCGCGATCGGAGCGATCACCACGAAGTTCATGGCAAAGCGTGTTTTCGCAGCCGCCGGCTTCCGCACGACGCTTCTCGGCGCTGCCATGGTGACGACCCTCGTGACCGTCATCACCGGCCTGTTCACGCCCTCGACTCCGCATCTCGTCATCATCGGCGTGCTGCTTCTCGGCGGATTTTCCCGCTCTTTCATGTTTACCGGCGTCAATGCGCTCGCCTTCGCCGATATCGATGATGCGCAAGCCAGCCAGGCGACATCGATGAGCTCGGTGATGCAGCAGATCAGCCTGGCGCTCGGCGTCGCGGTCGCCGCCGCAATCCTGGAAACCTCGATCTATTTCCGCGGCGAGGCGCTTGATGTCGCCGATTTCCATCTTGCCTTCTTCATCGTCGCCGGACTGACCGTCATCGCGACCATTCCTTTCGTCAGGATGGACCGAAATGCCGGCGCGCTCGTTTCCGGCCATCGCTCGCGGCGGATGGCGACATCGTCGATCGAGGCCGAACAGCCGGTGGTGAAATAG
- a CDS encoding glycosyltransferase: MSDICVSIVSHGQGKIANPLLNDLERRCSGHNVVLTKNIPEEFPIRDRQYPLLQIENPSPKGFAANHNQAFRHCDSGLFCVANPDIRLQADPFGHLKAAMSDPRVGVVAPLILNPEGTVEDSARYFPTPFGLLRKALGRSDGRFPIDLNRPSAVDWTAGMFMLFRSEAFAEVGGFDEGFFLYYEDVDICARLWKAGWKVILQPTTSVVHDARRTSHTNLKYMRWHVSSMMRYFAKHLGRRPNISKITGRLNLDL, translated from the coding sequence ATGAGCGATATATGCGTGTCTATCGTGAGCCACGGACAGGGGAAGATTGCAAATCCGCTGCTGAACGATCTAGAACGTCGGTGTTCCGGGCACAATGTTGTCCTGACCAAAAACATTCCGGAAGAATTTCCAATTCGCGATAGACAGTATCCGCTCCTGCAGATCGAAAATCCTTCTCCTAAGGGCTTCGCGGCAAATCACAACCAGGCATTCCGGCATTGCGACAGTGGTTTGTTCTGCGTCGCCAACCCTGACATCCGGCTTCAGGCGGATCCATTTGGTCACCTAAAAGCGGCGATGAGTGATCCCAGGGTCGGCGTTGTGGCCCCTCTCATACTTAATCCCGAGGGAACCGTTGAAGACAGTGCTCGATACTTTCCTACCCCCTTTGGTCTTCTCCGGAAGGCGTTGGGCAGGAGTGACGGGAGGTTTCCGATAGATCTGAACCGGCCTTCAGCGGTTGATTGGACTGCTGGCATGTTCATGCTTTTTCGGTCCGAAGCCTTCGCGGAAGTCGGCGGGTTTGACGAAGGCTTCTTCCTCTACTACGAGGATGTTGACATCTGTGCGAGGCTTTGGAAAGCAGGCTGGAAAGTCATTCTGCAGCCGACAACCTCCGTGGTCCATGATGCTCGCCGCACAAGCCACACTAACCTGAAGTATATGCGATGGCATGTTTCTAGCATGATGCGGTACTTCGCAAAGCATCTCGGCCGCAGGCCAAACATAAGCAAAATCACCGGACGCTTGAACCTCGACCTCTGA
- a CDS encoding VOC family protein — protein sequence MLLYVTIGTNDLYRAGHFYDAVLSALGYRRQHYSEEEIGYSADGDTRCRFWVVTPFNRRRASAGNGAMVALAAETRAAVDAFHAAAIAAGAVDEGGPGLRPYHAHFYAAYVRDLDGNKLSAVCESPE from the coding sequence ATGCTTCTTTACGTGACGATCGGAACCAACGACCTTTACCGCGCAGGGCATTTTTATGATGCCGTACTGTCTGCGCTCGGCTATCGCCGCCAGCATTATTCGGAGGAGGAAATCGGCTATTCCGCCGACGGCGATACACGCTGCCGTTTCTGGGTGGTGACCCCGTTCAATCGCCGCCGGGCGAGCGCGGGTAACGGCGCAATGGTCGCGTTGGCCGCCGAAACGCGGGCGGCGGTCGATGCATTCCATGCGGCGGCGATCGCAGCCGGCGCTGTGGATGAAGGCGGGCCGGGCCTGCGCCCCTATCATGCGCATTTCTATGCCGCCTATGTGCGCGATCTCGACGGCAACAAGCTCAGTGCCGTCTGCGAAAGTCCCGAATAA
- a CDS encoding RlmE family RNA methyltransferase, whose amino-acid sequence MTKAPIAGNRTGRKLGQRVKNKKMKASSRQWLQRHINDPYVQRAQLEGYRARAAFKLLEIDEKYHILRGAKRIIDLGAAPGSWSQIAAKVTGSTDEDIRVAAIDFLEMAQLPGVKILQLDFLDPTAPEKLMEAVGGTPDLVISDMAAPTTGHHRTDHLRTMHLCEVAAHFAIEVLGEGGHFLTKTFQGGTERDLLAMLKQNFRQVVHVKPNSSRAESVEMFLLAKGFKGRKTDEQTEEA is encoded by the coding sequence ATGACCAAGGCACCGATCGCGGGAAACCGCACCGGCCGAAAGCTCGGCCAGCGCGTCAAGAACAAGAAGATGAAGGCTTCTTCCCGCCAATGGCTGCAACGCCATATCAACGACCCCTATGTGCAGCGCGCCCAACTTGAAGGTTATCGCGCCCGCGCTGCCTTCAAGCTGCTGGAGATCGATGAGAAATATCATATCCTGCGTGGCGCCAAGCGCATTATCGATCTCGGGGCGGCTCCCGGTAGCTGGTCGCAGATTGCCGCCAAGGTCACCGGTTCGACGGATGAGGATATCCGTGTGGCCGCGATCGATTTCCTCGAAATGGCCCAGCTTCCCGGCGTGAAGATCCTGCAGCTCGATTTCCTTGATCCGACCGCGCCGGAAAAGCTGATGGAAGCCGTCGGCGGCACGCCCGATCTCGTCATATCGGACATGGCGGCCCCGACCACCGGCCACCACCGCACCGACCACCTGCGCACCATGCATCTCTGCGAGGTGGCGGCCCATTTCGCCATTGAGGTATTGGGGGAGGGCGGACATTTCCTCACCAAGACCTTCCAGGGCGGCACGGAGCGAGACCTGCTCGCCATGCTGAAGCAGAATTTCCGCCAGGTCGTCCACGTCAAGCCGAATTCCTCACGCGCCGAATCGGTCGAGATGTTCCTGCTCGCCAAGGGCTTCAAAGGGCGAAAGACCGACGAGCAGACAGAGGAGGCTTGA
- a CDS encoding MBL fold metallo-hydrolase produces MASSTRMKRRTLFAAGLGLLVAPAILRDKAEAAATGERRNMNVTHLPEINQFKLGSYKFTVVRDGINVSEKPYETYGTNQDPETVKALLAASFLPSDKLANGYAPALIDTGSDVILVDTGFGENGRPRGTGKLIEGLKAAGYSADDVTIVALTHLHGDHIGGLMENGAPAFRNARYAIGQAEYDFWSDKRREGTPAEAGHKAVLANVAPLVEKATFIKDGESVAPGITAMLAAGHSPGHMVFHVESEGKRLMVTGDTANHYVLSLLRPDWEVRFDMDKAQAAATRRKVFDMIATDKIAFLGYHMPFPAVGFIERQEGGYRFVPKTYQFDI; encoded by the coding sequence ATGGCGAGCTCGACCAGAATGAAGCGGCGCACGCTTTTTGCCGCAGGCCTCGGACTGTTGGTGGCGCCGGCAATTTTGAGAGATAAGGCCGAAGCGGCCGCGACTGGAGAACGTAGAAATATGAATGTGACGCATTTGCCAGAGATCAATCAGTTCAAGCTCGGTTCCTATAAATTTACCGTCGTGCGCGACGGCATCAACGTCTCCGAAAAACCCTATGAAACCTACGGCACCAATCAGGATCCTGAAACGGTCAAGGCGCTGCTGGCCGCAAGCTTCCTGCCGTCTGACAAGCTTGCGAACGGCTATGCGCCGGCCCTCATCGATACCGGCTCGGATGTCATTCTCGTCGATACCGGCTTCGGCGAGAACGGCCGTCCCCGCGGCACTGGAAAACTCATTGAGGGTCTGAAAGCCGCCGGATATTCGGCCGACGACGTCACCATCGTGGCGCTGACCCACCTGCATGGCGATCATATCGGCGGCTTGATGGAAAACGGTGCGCCTGCCTTCAGAAATGCCCGCTATGCCATCGGCCAGGCCGAATATGATTTCTGGTCGGACAAGAGGCGAGAGGGCACGCCCGCCGAGGCGGGTCACAAGGCTGTGCTTGCCAATGTCGCGCCGCTCGTCGAAAAAGCCACCTTCATCAAGGATGGGGAGAGTGTCGCGCCCGGCATCACGGCAATGCTGGCAGCCGGTCACAGCCCCGGGCATATGGTGTTCCATGTCGAATCGGAGGGAAAGCGCCTCATGGTAACAGGCGATACGGCCAACCACTATGTCCTGTCGCTGCTGCGTCCGGACTGGGAGGTCCGTTTTGATATGGACAAGGCGCAGGCGGCGGCGACGCGCCGCAAGGTTTTCGACATGATCGCCACCGACAAGATCGCTTTTCTAGGCTACCACATGCCGTTTCCGGCGGTCGGCTTCATAGAGAGGCAAGAAGGTGGCTATCGCTTCGTGCCGAAGACCTATCAGTTCGACATCTGA
- a CDS encoding Ppx/GppA phosphatase family protein yields MEDPEGGVKPQFDGASAAGRRDGKKSRRRKGKRGGQSRNAAHPASQELSGTAGQPARPLEEAPGNPARKRKRRRRGGQGAAQDGSLHPHATEQTGAAGHAARPDSDSAPSRRNRRKHRGKRGLQGRPLIPGKPSGATQQEGRAEETARSTEPREAQNGAIASRKGRGDSDARPGREGDREHVWPDELYAALDLGTNNCRLLIAQPTRPGQFRVVDAFSRIVRLGEGLAASGRLSDEAMDRAIEALRICASKLGNREIRRMRLIATEACRQAVNGEEFLGRVVAETGLALEIIDRETEARLAVSGCSSLVGRETRSVVLFDIGGGSSEIAVIRIGDNRFSRLANHITHWTSLPVGVVTLSERHGGRDVTPEVFEGMVSEVEGMLGRFDCPEIEIAQTGDFHLIGTSGTVTTLAGVHLDLPRYDRRKVDGIWLSDGEVSAMQAKLLSWDFASRAANPCIGPDRADLVLAGCAILEAIRRRWPSPRMRVADRGLREGLLTDMMADDGVWRRNRNRRGQRAR; encoded by the coding sequence GTGGAAGACCCCGAAGGCGGCGTTAAGCCGCAATTTGACGGGGCGTCGGCGGCAGGGCGCAGGGATGGCAAGAAGTCCAGGCGCCGCAAGGGCAAGCGCGGCGGGCAATCCCGCAACGCGGCTCATCCCGCTTCGCAAGAGCTTTCCGGCACTGCCGGACAGCCTGCGCGCCCGCTAGAAGAAGCACCCGGGAATCCGGCCCGCAAGCGTAAGCGCCGTCGCCGCGGCGGCCAAGGTGCTGCGCAGGACGGCTCACTTCACCCTCATGCCACCGAACAGACCGGAGCGGCAGGTCACGCCGCCCGGCCCGACAGCGATTCGGCGCCGAGCCGGCGCAATCGCCGCAAACATCGCGGCAAACGCGGTCTTCAGGGCCGGCCGTTGATACCGGGAAAGCCTTCCGGCGCGACGCAGCAGGAAGGCCGCGCGGAAGAGACAGCGCGCAGCACCGAGCCGCGCGAGGCGCAGAATGGCGCAATCGCCAGCCGCAAGGGCCGCGGGGATAGCGATGCGCGTCCCGGGCGCGAGGGAGATCGCGAGCACGTATGGCCGGACGAGCTCTACGCCGCTCTCGACCTCGGCACCAACAATTGCCGCCTGTTGATCGCTCAGCCGACCCGTCCGGGGCAATTCCGCGTCGTCGATGCTTTTTCCCGCATCGTGCGCCTCGGTGAAGGCCTTGCGGCAAGCGGCCGGCTGTCCGACGAGGCGATGGACCGGGCAATCGAGGCGTTGAGGATCTGCGCCTCCAAGCTTGGGAACCGTGAGATCCGCCGCATGCGGCTGATCGCCACCGAAGCCTGCCGCCAGGCGGTCAATGGCGAGGAATTCCTTGGCCGGGTCGTCGCCGAAACGGGGCTTGCGCTTGAGATCATCGATCGGGAGACCGAAGCGCGGCTTGCCGTCTCCGGCTGCTCGTCGCTGGTCGGACGTGAGACGCGCTCGGTCGTGCTCTTCGATATCGGCGGTGGTTCGTCGGAGATCGCCGTTATCCGCATCGGCGACAACCGTTTCAGTCGCCTCGCCAATCACATCACCCATTGGACCTCGCTGCCGGTCGGCGTCGTGACGCTGTCGGAGCGTCATGGCGGGCGGGACGTTACGCCGGAGGTTTTCGAAGGGATGGTGAGCGAGGTCGAAGGCATGCTCGGGCGCTTCGATTGCCCCGAGATCGAAATCGCCCAGACCGGCGATTTTCACCTGATCGGCACGTCGGGCACGGTGACGACGCTTGCCGGCGTCCATCTCGACCTGCCGCGTTATGACCGGCGCAAGGTCGATGGCATCTGGCTTTCCGATGGCGAGGTTTCCGCCATGCAGGCCAAATTGCTTTCCTGGGATTTTGCAAGCCGGGCCGCCAATCCCTGCATCGGTCCGGATCGGGCCGATCTGGTGCTTGCCGGCTGCGCCATCCTCGAGGCGATCCGCCGCCGCTGGCCGAGCCCACGCATGCGCGTTGCCGATCGCGGCTTGAGGGAAGGCCTGCTGACAGACATGATGGCCGATGACGGCGTGTGGCGGCGTAACCGCAACCGCCGCGGCCAGCGTGCTAGATAG
- a CDS encoding alginate O-acetyltransferase AlgJ: MQQDASQAFAVDRPNASATSAYRLVLKLLLPILLLGALSLNGALTLIGWQAPSIVDENREMAKRPEWQGNVNSYVRGLDAWLTDNFAFRKPLVAAFNQLLYSDFRSTLAPNVVVGSGPWIFGAEFDGQRSVAPRRLSDEYIAKVKQALIERKRWLDKRGIHMLVLFMPTKSAIYGNRYMPRAWHFDEDLPTESEQIYEALENTMPESIVPVRQAIMKASEKSELYYHTDPHATQHGSFVAFEQIAAHIQKYFPAIAPSPYPPYTLKVDYYQPTAFGKMMGLPFRDESWVPVPNGEYRFTSPAPPEWAKLLPLGSRLAYYENSHVQKVKVALMGDSFTNRMAAIFGEVFSQTATINLNNVSDDPSDKFPAAFLDAYRPDFAVFLYVESRLTECTGCGAFPVTNPDNVRSGE, from the coding sequence ATGCAGCAAGACGCGTCTCAAGCCTTCGCCGTCGACCGGCCCAATGCGTCCGCCACTTCGGCTTATCGTTTAGTCCTGAAACTGTTGTTGCCCATTCTTTTACTCGGTGCTTTGAGCCTAAACGGTGCTCTCACGTTAATTGGATGGCAGGCACCATCCATCGTCGACGAAAACCGGGAAATGGCGAAGCGCCCCGAGTGGCAAGGGAATGTCAATTCTTACGTCCGCGGCCTCGACGCTTGGCTGACGGACAACTTCGCTTTCCGAAAGCCTCTTGTGGCCGCTTTCAATCAACTGCTCTACTCCGACTTCAGATCCACCCTTGCTCCCAACGTTGTCGTGGGGTCTGGTCCATGGATCTTTGGCGCTGAGTTCGACGGTCAGCGCTCGGTTGCCCCGCGCCGGCTCAGCGACGAATACATAGCCAAGGTCAAGCAGGCCCTCATTGAACGAAAACGTTGGCTCGATAAGCGCGGCATTCACATGCTCGTTCTCTTCATGCCGACAAAGTCGGCGATCTACGGCAACAGATACATGCCAAGGGCATGGCATTTTGATGAGGACTTGCCGACTGAATCGGAGCAGATTTATGAGGCACTTGAGAACACAATGCCTGAGAGCATAGTTCCTGTTCGCCAGGCAATCATGAAAGCTTCCGAGAAATCCGAGCTCTATTACCACACGGACCCGCACGCGACTCAGCATGGATCATTTGTAGCCTTTGAACAGATTGCCGCTCACATCCAAAAGTATTTCCCGGCGATCGCCCCGTCGCCATACCCGCCCTACACGCTGAAGGTCGATTATTATCAACCCACCGCGTTTGGCAAGATGATGGGTTTGCCTTTCCGTGACGAAAGTTGGGTCCCAGTGCCGAACGGCGAGTATCGGTTCACATCACCGGCGCCGCCCGAATGGGCAAAGCTGCTGCCCCTAGGTAGCCGCTTGGCGTATTACGAGAACAGCCACGTGCAGAAGGTCAAAGTGGCGTTGATGGGAGACTCATTCACAAATCGGATGGCCGCGATCTTTGGCGAGGTTTTCAGCCAGACTGCCACAATCAACTTGAACAACGTTTCCGATGATCCGTCAGACAAATTTCCGGCCGCTTTTCTCGACGCCTATCGCCCAGATTTTGCCGTTTTCCTCTATGTAGAATCACGACTAACTGAATGTACCGGCTGCGGCGCGTTTCCCGTCACGAACCCGGACAACGTTCGATCAGGCGAATAG
- a CDS encoding MBOAT family protein codes for MLFSSPVFLSFFLPLVVATYFLLPFRSISLLLLSLAFYAWGEPRLVWLLIGVIVTNYLLGILIDRSSEGWRRRWLIVGLTANVLVLVVFKYSDFIAANLNAAIAPMGLALLTPLHIPLPLGVSFFTFQAISYLVDIYRGEVRPERNLIRMGVFKAFFPQLIAGPIVRYKEIAGDLRDRSVKVESFSAGVERFVIGLAKKLLIADPLSIPVDYIFSTPTGDLSSPTAWIGLASFGLQIYFDFSAYSDMAIGLALMFGFRFPENFNMPYTAISVQDFWRRWHMTLSRWFRDYLYIPLGGNRCGPLRTSLNLWIVFATTGFWHGANWTYLIWGLWHGALLTLERTKFGRLMEGWPILLRKIYTIAAVLLGWVWFRATSVDHATGYLSALFFGGIHDAPADILRLYNPFLLAVFCVGSALALGTYPATARIFGSRQLSGGVLIANSLQEATRMLALVAIAAAALAASAASTLQAFLYFRF; via the coding sequence ATGCTGTTCTCATCCCCGGTATTTTTGAGTTTCTTCCTGCCGCTCGTCGTTGCCACGTACTTTCTCTTGCCCTTTCGCAGCATCTCCCTGCTACTCTTGAGCCTGGCGTTTTATGCCTGGGGCGAGCCAAGATTGGTTTGGCTTCTCATCGGGGTAATTGTCACCAACTACCTGTTGGGGATTCTCATTGACAGGAGCTCCGAGGGATGGCGGCGGCGTTGGCTCATCGTCGGACTGACCGCCAATGTGCTTGTCCTGGTCGTGTTCAAATATTCAGATTTCATCGCCGCGAATTTGAATGCCGCAATTGCTCCTATGGGGCTTGCCCTTCTTACGCCGCTGCACATCCCGCTTCCACTTGGCGTGTCTTTCTTCACATTTCAGGCGATTAGCTATCTGGTCGATATCTACCGCGGCGAAGTACGGCCGGAGAGGAACCTGATCCGCATGGGCGTATTCAAGGCCTTCTTCCCGCAGCTCATTGCCGGGCCTATTGTTCGGTACAAGGAAATCGCCGGAGACCTCAGGGATCGATCCGTTAAAGTCGAGAGTTTCTCCGCCGGGGTTGAACGGTTCGTCATTGGGCTGGCCAAAAAGCTGCTGATCGCAGACCCGTTGTCCATTCCAGTCGATTATATCTTCAGCACGCCGACCGGCGATCTCAGCAGTCCGACTGCATGGATCGGCCTCGCATCGTTCGGGCTGCAGATCTATTTCGATTTCTCCGCCTATTCGGACATGGCGATCGGGCTTGCCCTGATGTTCGGCTTTCGCTTCCCCGAAAACTTCAACATGCCCTATACCGCTATCAGCGTTCAGGATTTCTGGCGACGTTGGCATATGACGTTATCGAGATGGTTTCGCGACTATCTCTACATCCCCTTGGGCGGCAACAGGTGTGGGCCGCTGCGGACCAGCCTCAACCTTTGGATCGTTTTCGCGACTACCGGGTTTTGGCACGGCGCTAACTGGACTTATTTGATTTGGGGCCTGTGGCACGGCGCTCTACTGACGCTTGAGCGCACAAAATTTGGACGGCTTATGGAAGGTTGGCCTATCCTTCTTCGCAAGATCTATACCATTGCGGCAGTTCTTCTCGGCTGGGTGTGGTTCCGCGCAACGAGCGTGGACCACGCAACGGGCTATTTGTCTGCACTGTTTTTTGGCGGCATCCATGATGCACCCGCCGATATCCTGCGGCTTTACAATCCCTTTCTTCTCGCGGTCTTTTGCGTGGGCTCTGCGCTGGCACTTGGCACCTACCCCGCCACCGCCAGGATCTTTGGATCCCGCCAGTTATCCGGTGGTGTCTTAATTGCCAACTCGCTTCAGGAAGCCACAAGAATGCTGGCGCTTGTCGCGATCGCCGCCGCTGCTCTCGCGGCTTCGGCTGCGAGTACTCTCCAGGCCTTCCTCTATTTCAGGTTCTGA